The following are from one region of the Alkalimarinus sediminis genome:
- the rho gene encoding transcription termination factor Rho → MNLSELKKKSVPELLTIAAEMGLDNLARSRKQDVIFTILKRHAKGGEDIYGDGVLEILQDGFGFLRSAEGSYLAGPDDIYVSPSQIRRFNLRTGDTVAGKIRPPKDGERYFALLKVSEINFDKPENSRNKILFENLTPLFPTDRLVLEVGNGSTEDLSSRVTDLVAPIGKGQRGLIVSPPKAGKTLMMQNIAQSIVRNNPECHLMVLLIDERPEEVTEMQRSVRGEVIASTFDEPPSRHVQVAEMVIEKAKRLVEHKKDVVILLDSITRLARAYNTIIPSSGKVLTGGVDAHALERPKRFFGAARNVEEGGSLTILATTLVDTGSKMDEVIFEEFKGTGNQEIHLDRKAAEKRVYPAINIRRSGTRREDLLMTEGDLQRVWILRKLLHSMDDDVAAIEFLLDKLKDTKTNEEFFLSMKKR, encoded by the coding sequence ATGAATCTTTCCGAACTAAAGAAAAAATCCGTACCTGAGCTTTTAACTATAGCCGCTGAAATGGGGCTAGATAACCTAGCAAGATCCCGCAAACAAGATGTAATTTTTACAATTCTTAAACGACATGCCAAAGGTGGTGAAGACATCTACGGCGACGGTGTCTTGGAAATTCTTCAGGATGGGTTCGGCTTTCTTCGTTCAGCAGAAGGCTCTTATCTTGCAGGCCCAGATGATATTTATGTATCCCCTAGCCAAATTCGACGATTTAATCTTCGAACCGGTGATACGGTTGCAGGGAAAATAAGACCCCCAAAAGATGGCGAGCGCTATTTTGCGCTGTTAAAAGTTAGCGAAATTAACTTTGATAAACCTGAAAACTCTCGCAATAAAATCCTTTTCGAAAACCTTACCCCTCTTTTCCCAACCGACCGCCTTGTTCTTGAAGTGGGTAACGGTAGTACCGAAGATCTTTCATCTCGAGTTACAGACCTAGTAGCGCCGATTGGTAAAGGGCAGCGAGGGCTTATTGTATCGCCTCCAAAGGCGGGTAAAACGCTAATGATGCAGAATATTGCGCAGTCTATCGTGCGTAATAACCCAGAGTGTCATTTGATGGTTTTGCTGATTGATGAGCGACCAGAAGAAGTAACCGAAATGCAGCGTTCTGTTAGAGGCGAGGTAATTGCGAGTACGTTTGATGAACCACCATCACGTCACGTACAAGTTGCAGAGATGGTTATCGAAAAAGCGAAGCGACTGGTTGAGCATAAAAAGGATGTAGTGATTCTGCTTGATTCCATTACTCGTCTGGCTCGAGCTTACAATACAATTATCCCGTCTTCTGGCAAGGTATTGACCGGTGGTGTTGATGCTCATGCCCTAGAGCGACCTAAGCGTTTCTTTGGTGCCGCTCGTAACGTTGAGGAAGGTGGAAGCTTAACGATTTTGGCGACTACGTTGGTTGATACTGGCTCCAAGATGGATGAAGTTATCTTTGAAGAATTTAAAGGTACCGGTAACCAAGAAATTCATTTAGATCGTAAAGCCGCCGAGAAGCGTGTTTATCCTGCTATCAATATACGCCGTTCAGGTACTCGCCGTGAAGACCTATTGATGACAGAAGGTGATCTGCAGCGCGTATGGATTCTTCGTAAATTACTACACTCAATGGATGATGATGTAGCCGCGATTGAGTTCTTGCTGGATAAGCTAAAAGACACCAAGACGAACGAAGAGTTCTTCTTGTCGATGAAAAAGCGATAA